In Scatophagus argus isolate fScaArg1 chromosome 14, fScaArg1.pri, whole genome shotgun sequence, the following proteins share a genomic window:
- the LOC124070357 gene encoding cilia- and flagella-associated protein 54-like isoform X3, whose protein sequence is MIWSVSLCVSLCQGVEGQSFRRAEVELALFVSFNSLQSSQRSRAREDNMIEGKHKCSLSMSDEFIGLVDTLHKSICSSVPDLQPDVDLVLDVVLFLWGKIKVAMQWDQLQTLEFTHYLEKVDNCSKWLWCLYMLCEVAFACDLATVDCIMTAEMVHTLAMLLEGAAEHCHQTQYPADSDDVKPISFSLLESSCTELLQKLCEVVERALEALAKGVATLLPQDCSAVTDTAFMQKFNPPPLPTPSVSSLTSLGEENEEDELSKKAKEEVHTKAESDIKGSQHTQSTRVYLLAIDLYVELDIIHHRASLKLLQLNEVTESELLDRIKKNKVSKALFLMQKALLGFNSTEPNNSNNQTKSLLEEASTLIQRAGVEERKLHFSMCKTPAESKDKGMGEEEENPPPAPILLSRTAHSFTFAPAPYNLEGQVCWYQLCGRAAEHINWKVRLGDCSLPGTGNMVPAVSDECVLRVEGLEPNQKYVFALAAYNSQGKLLGNTIGGTTFPLLASMPVPLLSTWAHLAQVAFQTKQYAIAKKACKELRSHYTYPGPMSHSTQERLANIGLRVQTLQHSSPLLCQLFLTSIFIETEINIQQGSLYCDSFSDSGPFIWEQEARLAECERMLMGMDLAMWLNDGCAAVQAVVKCYGLLAPVIFHQITCDPVVQVLKKCLIVLEENSCLLKQKWTGNTSESLMHMIACISYYLSKALRVLREHQMAPVVMDRGRRLLQEVYDAQLEISRLSSQASKADHTAVKGEMKSLQLQALHLKTRKRITSETVPTPDNEISQPLTACEDPTILYDLISNSILKDAYQQVMKLRHKAYFAEFAALLLQRTMEDGHPDLVLKWGQSIFEFLTRRDGGVGLSTKRLEGNSQTLKGNEPPQQNKNYDTRKKLKHSMPQRVRTNREMQAVENLLTTMTFVVQRRKKLLQLRNMCCEERIWKSHLNYSMAQAHLALLYQCLDQLLGGALQHRYSQLNPLCFSLAFSGFLLWRSSQQQQSSKYAVTSETESSHSHLRDYQAAHKDRNKKEVVRVDDSVTEESCEEGEDPSQSVEEQNEVHRRTSVLLLESLNKAALHLRRAMVLAHRGSHWTILQYVCQTVWDHSCRIAVLIQSTAQLEPPCPITADQLHSTFTSLLVLATDLIMDMLNKLGVWSLYESDFTEEELESSLHFSARLDDNTHVDLHWVRTLMFHTLEYLHDSGRWESLAHFALVFNSYTRERYALIITPLLVHAQRRLLERISSFGGPAVPQPHHVKTQKATGNKVTYRSYAGSQLLSGWTPQSAQLLPTCKKAALGNSTPRERVDLKGAEIQHSMSLVCVPLDVEDTLSCYRQALERRPHCLQLFQHSRSLLLLLLAYTQPCFVAQFQRCQSRSLNRSASLVDFSPIIRLTPNIHPCDMTEEDYSTPSALYNLPISPDHKQTVIAAYSTSIKYLHANGYDSLRVLALHEMGNLQFYNGNTRGAHSYWSKAVDCALQCSGTVEKWDGMSFGGGSLQQTLKQAGIWGCLHAAGLTAKIAQYILTSDISQRTKCCLLSAHLFKCVLCCSLAHPQADLEYADHNIGEELLPGVNLFSEPHRVHLGTTVTSLNFICHWLFSTGYYITLLPILTLYLHFVGNVCRDVQRTVEGKILKIRALTEMCLFTEAVKESVQLTQGTGVLLPYGHYIAKDSLKPVKIFFSNKSLLDNAEAVEELVNCDFAPEVRMLYGSTLCLRFNLARIQLVLALSNTVDSPPAPDSVEGEMEAGITSYSVNLKHHEQNKLDTEGSCLEEPKVLTLDAEKEKLTPERLKFLLLEGASSLLHSTSQQLTNQSCEEIENLELTIEFNLLKAKMYLQQGNVALSSEMAVSSLVLLQTSPLIMRQSIPDSQKHASDSMLPNARTGFQQSTKSCNLSDFLYADCSRAVEASERIGISLWMRCCLTLVHSLAAHIPGSVPLFPGKNIVEEAARLLQEGLDECALRGDLDIQALLMVERAELEAQRGKTDDSIAMLQEAVSLLSGWTCMPPRSSLTLARATLLLSDLRGVQNINLLKLTQKLLEKQLHVFGQRVVLDDGKISFSPPGPSNIYLPYLNILHQVTLRTGHILDHSVVEMPASVQASQSPS, encoded by the exons ATGATCTGGAGcgtctctctttgtgtctctctgtgtcagggTGTGGAAGGTCAATCATTCAGGAGGGCAGAGGTGGAGCTTgctttgtttgtcagttttaaCAGCCTGCAGTCTTCACAGAGGAGCCGTGCTAGAGAAGACAACATGATTGAAG GCAAACATAAGTGTTCACTCTCAATGAGTGATGAGTTCATCGGCCTGGTAGACACCTTACACAAGTCCATTTGCAGCTCTGTTCCT gatCTGCAACCAGACGTGGACCTGGTTTTGGATGTTGTGCTATTTCTATGGGGTAAAATAAAGGTGGCCATGCAGTGGGATCAGCTGCAAACTCTGGAGTTTACACATTACCTTGAGAAGGTAGATAATTGCAGCAAG TGGCTGTGGTGTCTGTATATGCTGTGTGAGGTGGCCTTTGCTTGTGACCTTGCAACTGTTGACTGCATAATGACAGCAGAGATGGTCCACACGTTGGCCATGCTGCTAGAGGGTGCAGCTGAACACTGTCATCAGACACAATATCCAG CAGACAGTGATGATGTGAAGccaatctctttctctcttctcgAG AGTTCATGtacagagctgctgcagaagTTGTGTGAGGTGGTGGAGCGGGCTCTTGAAGCTCTGGCGAAGGGTGTAGCCACACTGCTGCCCCAAGATTGCTCAGCAGTCACTGACACTGCCTTCATGCAG AAATTTAATCCTCCCCCTCTCCCAACACCCTCTGTATCTTCTCTGACATCACTGggagaggaaaatgaagaagatgaaTTGAGTAAGAAGGCAAAAGAAGAAGTGCACACTAAGGCAGAATCAGACATCAAAGGCTCTCAACACACTCAGTCCACACGTGTATACCTGCTTGCAATAGACCTTTATGTTGAACTCGACATCATCCACCACAGGGCTTCCCTCAAGTTACTGCAGCTAAATGAAG TCACAGAGTCTGAGCTCTTGGATCGAATAAAGAAGAACAAGGTGTCCAAAGCTCTTTTCCTGATGCAGAAAGCCTTGCTGGGGTTCAACAGCACGGAGCCAAATAACAGCAACAATCAAACCAAAAGTCTTCTGGAG GAGGCATCCACTCTGAtacagagagcaggagtggaggagagaaaactgCATTTCTCCATGTGTAAGACTCCTGCTGAAAGTAAAGACAAAGGGatgggggaggaagaagaaaacccTCCACCCGCACCTATCTTACTCTCACGCACTGCACACTCATTTACCTTTGCCCCAGCACCTTATAACTTGGAGGGACAG GTGTGTTGGTACCAACTCTGCGGCCGTGCAGCTGAGCACATTAACTGGAAAGTTCGCCTTGGAGACTGCAGCCTGCCAGGAACTGGAAATATG GTACCAGCAGTAtctgatgagtgtgtgttgagggtgGAAGGGCTGGAACCCAATCAAAAGTATGTGTTCGCACTAGCAGCCTACAACAGCCAGGGAAAGCTATTGGGCAACACCATTGGAGGGACAACATTCCCACTGCTGGCATCAATGCCTGTACCCCTGCTCTCCACGTGGGCTCACTTGGCACAG gTGGCATTTCAAACAAAGCAGTATGCCATAGCAAAGAAAGCCTGCAAAGAACTGCGGAGCCACTATACCTACCCTGGCCCTATGTCTCACAGTACACAGGAGAGACTTGCTAACATAGG GCTACGTGTCCAGACCCTGCAGCACTCCTCACCTCTCCTGTGTCAGTTGTTCCTCACTTCCATCTTCATTGAGACAGAAATTAACATTCAGCAGGGATCACTCTATTGTGACTCATTCAGTGACAGTGGGCCGTTTATCTGGGAACAG gaagCTAGACTGGCAGAGTGTGAGCGTATGCTGATGGGCATGGACCTGGCGATGTGGTTAAATGATGGTTGTGCTGCAGTGCAAGCTGTAGTGAAATGTTACGGTCTCTTGGCACCTGTGATTTTCCATCAGATCACTTGTGACCCTGTGGTACAG GTGCTGAAAAAGTGCTTGATAGTGTTGGAGGAGAATTCATGTCTACTGAAGCAAAAATGGACTGGAAACACCTCAGAGTCGTTAATGCACATGATAGCCTGCATCAGCTACTACCTGTCAAAG GCATTACGCGTGCTCAGGGAGCATCAGATGGCTCCTGTGGTGATGGACCGTGGTCGCAGGCTGCTTCAAGAGGTCTATGATGCCCAGCTGGAGATAAGCAGACTTTCCAGTCAGGCT TCTAAGGCAGATCACACTGCAGTCAAGggtgaaatgaaaagtcttCAGCTGCAGGCACTGCATTTAAAGACCAGGAAAAGAATCACATCTGAAACGGTTCCCACACCAGACAATG AAATTTCACAGCCACTTACTGCCTGCGAAGATCCAACCATTTTGTATGATCTGATCTCCAACAGCATATTAAAGGATGCCTATCAACAAG TGATGAAGCTCAGACACAAGGCATATTTTGCTGAATTTGCGGCACTGCTTCTCCAGAGAACCATGGAAGACGGCCACCCAGACCTGGTGTTAAAGTGGGGGCAAAGCATATTTGAATTTCTTACCAG GCGTGATGGGGGGGTGGGACTGTCCACAAAACGTTTGGAGGGAAACAGTCAGACTCTGAAAGGAAATGAACCACCACAG caGAACAAGAACTATGatacaagaaaaaaactaaagcaCAGCATGCCTCAGAGAGTGAGAACTAACAG aGAGATGCAAGCTGTGGAGAACCTGCTAACCACAATGACGTTTGTGGTACAACGGCGAAAGAAGCTGCTTCAGCTGAGAAACATGTGCTGTGAGGAGAGAATATGGAAGTCTCACCTCAACTACAGCATGGCTCAAGCCCATTTAGCACTGCTTTACCAGTGCTTGGACCAGCTGCTTGGAGGAGCCCTGCAGCACAG ATACAGCCAGTTAAATCCCTTATGTTTCTCTCTGGCCTTCTCTGGCTTCCTGTTGTGGAGGAGCtcacagcaacagcagtcaTCTAAATATGCAGTCACCTCAGAGACAGAATCCTCTCATTCCCATCTAAGGGATTATCAggctgcacacaaagacaggaacaaAAAGGAGG TGGTCAGAGTTGATGACTCTGTTACAGAGGAGAGCtgtgaggagggagaggacCCTTCTCAAAGTGTGGAAGAGCAGAATGAGGTGCACAGACGCACTTCTGTCTTATTGCTGGAGTCACTTAACAAAGCTGCTTTACATCTCCGAAGGGCCATG gTGTTGGCCCATCGTGGCAGCCACTGGACCATTCTGCAGTAtgtgtgtcagactgtgtgGGACCACAGCTGCAGAATCGCTGTCCTTATCCAGAGTACTGCTCAACTTGAACCTCCCTGTCCCATCACAGCAGACCAGCTGCACAGCACCTTCACCTCACTACTGGTGCTGGCTACTGACCTAATCATGGACATGCTGAACAAACTAGGG GTGTGGAGCCTGTATGAAAGTGACTTTACTGAGGAGGAGCTAGAGTCCAGTCTCCACTTTTCAGCCCGACTGGATGACAACACCCATGTGGACCTGCACTGGGTCCGCACCTTGATGTTTCACACTCTGGAGTACCTCCATGACAGTGGCAGATGGGAAAGCTTGGCCCACTTTGCCTTAGTTTTCAACTCATACACACG GGAACGTTATGCCTTGATCATAACTCCTCTACTAGTCCATGCGCAGAGGAGGTTGCTTGAAAGGATAAGTTCTTTTGGAGGACCTGCAGTTCCACAACCACACCATGTCAAGACGCAGAAGGCCACTGGCAACAAG GTGACTTACAGGAGCTATGCAGGCTCCCAGCTGCTCAGTGGGTGGACCCCTCAATCTGCACAGCTGCTGCCCACTTGTAAAAAAGCAGCACTAGGAAACTCCACTCCTAGAGAGAGAGTTGATCTTAAAG GTGCAGAGATACAACACTCCATGTCTCTTGTGTGCGTTCCTCTGGATGTGGAAGACACACTGAGCTGTTACCGTCAAGCTCTTGAGAGAAGACCACATTGTCTACAGCTCTTCCAGCATAGCCGttcattactgctgctgcttctggcATACACACAGCCCT GCTTTGTGGCACAGTTTCAGCGCTGTCAGAGCAGAAGTCTCAACCGTTCTGCAAGCCTGGTTGATTTCAGTCCCATTATTAGGCTGACTCCAAACATCCATCCTTGTGACATGACAGAGGAGGACTACAGTACCCCAAGTGCTCTCTACAACCTCCCCATCAGCCCTGACCATAAGCAGACCGTCATTGCTGCATATTCCACCTCTATTA AATATCTCCACGCCAATGGTTATGACTCCCTCAGAGTTCTGGCGCTGCATGAAATGGGAAACCTGCAGTTTTACAATGGAAACACACG ggGAGCACATTCATACTGGAGTAAAGCTGTAGATTGTGCCTTACAATGCTCAGGGACGGTAGAGAAATGGGATGGTATGTCCTTTGGGGGTGGCTCACTGCAACAGACCCTGAAACAAGCTGGCATTTGGGGATGTCTGCATGCTGCTGGGCTCACTGCTAAGATTGCACA GTATATCTTAACTTCTGATATCAGCCAACGGACCAAGTGCTGTCTCCTGTCTGCTCACCTCTTTAAG tgtgtgctgtgttgctCCCTGGCTCATCCCCAGGCCGACCTGGAGTATGCTGATCACAACATCGGAGAAGAACTGCTCCCTGGGGTTAACCTTTTCTCTGAGCCGCACAGGGTTCACCTCGGCACAACTGTAACCAGCCTTAATTTCATCTGCCATTGGCTTTTTTCCACAGGCTACTACATCACG CTACTGCCCATACTAACCCTTTACCTACATTTTGTGGGGAATGTGTGCAGAGATGTGCAGCGCACTGTTGAGGGCAAAATACTTAAG ATACGTGCCCTTACTGAAATGTGTCTGTTCACTGAAGCTGTAAAGGAATCAGTTCAGCTCACCCAAGGAACAGGGGTCCTTTTGCCTTATGGACACTACATTGCCAAAGACAGCCTAAaa CCTGTGAAGATATTCTTCAGCAACAAGTCTCTCCTGGACAATGCTGAG GCTGTGGAAGAACTTGTGAACTGTGACTTTGCTCCAGAGGTTCGCATGCTGTATGGATCCACGTTGTGCCTCCGATTCAACCTTGCTCGTATTCAACTAGTCTTGGCACTCAGTAACACCGTGGACAGCCCTCCTGCACCAG ATTCTGTTGAAGGTGAGATGGAAGCTGGCATAACAAGTTATTCGGTGAACTTAAAACatcatgaacaaaacaaactggacACTGAGGGCTCCTGTCTAGAAGAGCCAAAAGTGCTGACTCTTGatgcagagaaggagaagcttACTCCAGAAAGGTTGAAG TTTCTTTTGCTAGAAGGAGCTTCCTCCTTGTTGCACTCCACTTCACAGCAACTCACAAATCAGTCGTGTGAGGAAATAGAGAACCTGGAACTGACAATAGAGTTCAATCTACTGAAGGCCAAAATGTACTTGCAGCAAGGAAATGTTGCACTTAG TTCTGAGATGGCAGTTTCTTCCTTGGTGCTACTGCAGACATCTCCTTTAATCATGAGACAATCCATACCCGACTCTCAGAAACATGCATCTGATTCCATGCTCCCAAATGCCAGGACTGGATTTCAACAG AGTACTAAAAGTTGCAACCTGTCAGACTTCCTGTATGCAGACTGCTCCAGAGCAGTTGAGGCCAGTGAACGAATTGGAATTTCTTTGTGGATGCGTTGCTGCCTGACTCTGGTCCATAGTCTGGCTGCTCACATCCCTGGATCTGTTCCCCTTTTCCCAG GTAAGAACATTGTAGAAGAGGCAGCTCGGTTGTTACAAGAAGGTCTTGATGAATGTGCTCTGCGGGGAGACCTCGACATTCAAGCCCTGTTAATGGTTGAAAGAGCAGAATTAGAAGCACAAAGAGGCAAAACTGATGACAGCATTGCAATGCTACAG GAAGCTGTGAGTCTGCTGTCAGGATGGACATGCATGCCACCACGGTCTAGTCTGACTCTGGCTCGGGCCACTTTGTTACTCAGTGACCTGCGAGGAGTGCAAAACATTAATCTTCTAAAACTGACACAAAAGCTCCTTGAAAAgcag CTGCATGTCTTTGGTCAGAGAGTGGTACTGGATGATGGAAAAATAAGTTTCTCTCCTCCAGGACCCAGCAATATTTACCTCCCTTACCTCAACATACTCCACCAGGTCACTTTACGAactg GTCACATCCTGGATCACAGTGTCGTGGAAATGCCAGCCTCAGTCCAGGCATCACAGTCCCCTTCCTGA